GTGCCTGAATGGCTTGAAAAAGGAAGCAGATATAATATCCATGACGGAAAGGATACTCTTTATAGAAAGCTCGGACCTTCTTTGATGTCTGAAGGCTATCCTATTGTTGGAGTTTCTTGGAATAATGCTGTCGGTTTTGCTGCGTGGCTTTCAGAAAAAACAGGCGAAAAGTTCAGGCTACCTACTGAAGCAGAATGGGAATATGCTTGTAAAAGCTGTGGAAAAGATGAATTATATTCTGGAAGCAGCTTTCCTGACAAGGTCGCATGGTATGAACCAAATAGTAAAAGTGCTCCCCATAAAGTAGGAACAAAAGAACCTAACGCTTTAGGCTTATATGATATGAGCGGAAATGTTTGGGAATGGTGCCAAGATGTTTATAGCAGTGCAGCCTATAGCAAGCATAAACTCAATAATCCAGTTTACACAGGTTCTGAATCTGATAAAATTAATAGAGGCGGTAGTTGGTTTGACATAAATGCATCATTAAGGTGTTCTGATAGAAGTTATAATTCTCCAACTTCAGGATTCGATGGAGTAGGATTAAGGCTTGTAAGGGAAGAACCAAAATAAAAAGTAAGACAAAAATAGTTTAGGGCTGACTTTTACGTCCGCCCTTTTTTATATCCATCGGTTTAGATTTAATATGATTTCGATTGCGGAAAAAACAATAACCAATTACAAAATGATAAAGCCTTATGACTCAATTTTAATAGGAGTATCTGGAGGTCCTGATTCTGTAACGCTTCTTTATTTCTTGAATCAAATATCGCCTAAATACAATTTAAATCTTGCTATAGCTCATCTTAATCATTCCCTTCGAGGAAAAGAATCTGACAATGAAGCTGAATTTGTTGAAAGCCTTTCCAAAAAACTAAATTTGCCTTTTTATTTAAAAAAAGAAGATGTAAGTACTTACAAAGAAAAAAATAAACTGTCTTTAGAAGAAGCCGGAAGGCAAATAAGGTATGAATTTTTTCTAAAGATTTCAAATCAGAATGGTTTTAATAAAATTGCTTTAGGCCATAATCTAAATGATAATGCTGAACTTATACTCATGAATCTTATACGGGGAAGTGGCATTCTTGGAATGTCTGGTATTCCTCCAGTTAGAGACGGCATTATAATACGGCCTTTGATTGAAGTTAAACGGCATCAAATTATCGAATTTTTAAAGGAAAATAAACTCAGCTATGTAACGGATATTTCAAATTACGATACAAAATTTCTACGAAATAAAATTCGTAATGATTTAATCCCTCTTTTAGAAGCTAAATACAATCCCAATACCTCAGATTCATTGAACAGACTTGGATTAATTTTAAGGGCTGAAGATGAATGGATGGATTCTATTATTGAACCTTTATTTCAAGGTATAATTTTATCATTCAAGAAAGGGGAATTAATTTTTTCGCTGTTGAAATTTGTAAATTATCCGATAGCGGTAAAACGAAGAATTTTACGGAGAGCTATTAGTTTAGTAAAAGAAAATCTGAGAAAAATTACCCATTTTCATATTGAAAACGCCATAGATATTATAGAGGGACCTCGAAATAAAGCAAATATTGACTTACCAGATAATATAAAGATTTTCAAAGACAATCAAAAAATTTCCCTTATTAATGGAAATTTAAAACAAATTGAAACTAAAAACGATTTTATTAATTTTGAATACTATATCGGAATGCCTGAAAATGATGGGGAAATTATTTATATTCGCGAATCGGATATTTATATTAAATTTTCTATTATGAAATGGGATAACAATTTTGAATTACTTTGTAATAATGAAAACATAGCTTATTTTGATGTTAAAAATCTAAATTTCCCTGTTTGTATCCGTAATTTTAAAGATGGTGATAGATTTATACCGTTTGGGATGAAGGGCTCTCAAAAGTTAAAAAAATTTTTTATTAACAATAAAGTTTCTGCACATAAAAAAAAAACTTGTCCTATCCTTTTATCTGGAAAGGATATAATGTGGGTAATTGGATATCGAACATCTGAAGTTTTCAGAATTAAAGCCTCTACTCAAACAGCTCTAAAAGTTGATATCATGAAAAAATCCTCCAATTAAATGATATACAATTCATTCGGCAAAGTTTGTAAATTTTCTAACTAAAATATTTTTTTATCACATGGCCGGCTAAAAACTTTAAAACGTAAAATTCGAAAAAAGGTATGATTTTTTTTATATCTCGGAAAACTTGCTTTGATGGAATAAACATATTTTTAAACGCCAGACAGTAATGTCTGGATAATTGGTCATAGATTTTATGCTTTGTATAGGGTGAAACAGAAATGTTTTGACTAACAAAGTTGTATATTCGAATCAATTCTTCAAAATAGAGGTTATTCACATAATATTCATGACGGGATGAACCTGAGTGGACACGAAAAAAATTAAGAACTTTGGCTCTATATGCGATATCAGTTTTTAACAACATGCGAAGATAAAGAAACCAATCTCCGCAATACTTCATGGTGTGATCAGCAAATCCTGCATCAATATAACTATTTTTTCTAAATAACACTCCGCTCACATTACTGATAGTATTACTTATGCACAGATATTGTGCTATTTCATTTTTTCCTGTATTTACATAATCAGTATTCCTTCTTTTATCATAATCAGATATCACAGCAATTGGTTTGCTCCGATCATTGACTAATATGGTGTCACAATAAGCCATTCCTATATTATTGTATTTTTTTAGAATGGGCACCATTTCCGCTAAAAAATTTCTGTCGGCATAGTCGTCAGATTCAGCGATCCATACATATTCACCTTTGGCTTGTTTAACGCCAAAATCCCACTGTTTAAAAGGGCTTCCACTATTTTGATCATTGAAAAATACTCTGATATTGGGATATCGTTGCTGATAATTTTGAATAATTTCACGACTGTCGTCTTTGGAACAATCATCGAGGAGTATCAATTCATAATCCTGAAATGTTTGAGCAAGAATACTCTCCATTCTTTGTTCGAGGAATGACGCATGATTATAGTTGGGAACGATAACGGATACCATGATATAGTTCCTTGAATTCTCTAATAACAAAGTTTTCTTTTTCCCATTTCTGCTTTAATAAGATCATATTTGCCATTGCCTCAGGACATCTCTCATATAGTTTTTGATGCCGATGAAAAAGAGTCAGCGTTGCCATGATCGATTTTTTACGGCTTTTCTTTCGCCTTTCTGAACGGCAGTCTTTGGGATTTTGATATTTTCTGTAAAAAATTAGGGGCTCTGGAATTCGATATACTTCTCTTCCTAGTGCTATAATGGAAAGCCAAAAATCATAATCTTCAAGCCCATAGATAAAGTTATCAGAATAGCCTCCAACTTTTTCCCAATCCGATTTTCTTAACAGGGCTGTGGAAAGAATCAAATTAGTTTTCAACATTTTAGCCAATGAATAGGGCTCAAGATAAAAAATGCCTGATTTAGCACCGAAAAATTGAGTTTCAGTGGTCACTATCCCGAGGTTAGCCTGAGACAAAAATACGTTATACATTTTTGCTAAAAATGTAGGTGCGATTTTGTCGTCAGCGTCAAGATTCACGATTATATCCGTTTGAGCTTCCTCAATGCCAATATTTCTAGCACAAGAAGGCCCCTTGTGAGAAGAGTTTATGACTTTGACTTTGCTGTGGTTAATATGATTCAGTATATTTACAGTTTCATCATTTGAGCCATCATTGACAATAATAACCTCATAATCCTCAAAGGTTTGCTCAAATACAGAGCCAAGCATATCGCCGATATATTTTCCATGATTATAACACGGTGAGACAATCGTTATTTTTGGATTACGTTTCATATATTATATATTAAATATCTCAATTATTTGATGGTTAAATTTATAGATAATCCTTAGCAAATAATAAAATGCTTTCGAAGTGTCAAGCTAATAAAAAATTAAATAATCCTTGACTTATTCCCCTTTCTTAATCTATACGCTTTTTTATTTTAATAAGCTAAATTCTATCGCTTTAATTGGAATAGAAATAGCTGTAAACAGGACGACTCTAAACAATAGTAAACTTACCTGAAATATTAATGTGGCATGAAAATATTTGTTATCAATTTAAAAAGATCCGTTGACCGTAAAATGCATATGATGAATCAATTAAGTCATTTAGACATTGATTATGAATTTGTGGAAGCGGTAGATGGACAGGAATTATCGAATCATGAAATCAATACAAAATATGGTATAGAGACCTTTCCTCCTTGGCCTTCTTTCAATGTTAGAAATCTATCGATGGGGGAAATTGGCTGTTTATTGAGTCATCTTCAAATATACCGAAAAATGATCAATGAAAATATCGAATATGCCTGCATTTTTGAAGATGATAATGACTTCAAGCCTGATCTAAAAATTTTGCTGAAAAATTATCTCCTCGCTAATCTTTTTGACTGGGAATTGTTACTGCTCGGTCACTCAGGCCGGTATAATGACAGCAATGTCGGATCTGAATGTTCCTCTAAACGAGTCCATCTATTTTCTCATTATCACATCGCTAAACCGATCGAGGCACCTTTTCAAACATTTGCTTACATAATCAAAAAATCTGCAGCTATCAAGCTATTGCAACATGCCTATCCTTTAAGAATGCCTATAGATTGTCTGACAGGGCATTCAACAGCGGTAGGCGTCCAATTATACGTACTGACTCCACCGTGTACTACACACAATGAAACTCTTTTTAAGACTACCATTTATGATCGTGATCAAAATAGTCAGTTATATTTAAATAAAATGAGCAGGATAAAGAGAACTTTAGGAGAAAAGTATCCAATTTTAAGAATTTTGCAAAAAATATGCTTGGCCTCTTATTGGATACCCATACTAAAACTCAGGAAATTTAGCTTGCTTGAGGATTCCTATGCAGATAAAAAGTTATTTTTAAAAAAAATTAAGTGATAGGAACTTTCTTTCAGGTGAATTAAACAACAATATATATCATAAAGACTATGACAGAATATAAAATAGGATATCCAAACTGGCGGCATTTTAATATTCATGAATGGTGGCAATACCGTGAACTCTTCTGGTTTCTGGCTTGGCGAGATATCAAGGTAAAATATAAACAGACTATTTTAGGAATCAGTTGGGCGATTCTGCAACCGTTAGTGCTAATGGCTATATTCAATATTTTTTGGAAAAAGGCTATTAAGATTGACACAGGTGTTCCTTACCCTATCTTTGTCTATTCTGGTTTAATTATCTGGGGGTTGTTTTTCTCTGGCGTCAGCAATTCCAGTAACAGTATGATCAATAACGCCAATGTCATCAAAAAAGTATATTTCCCGCGCATCATTATTCCTACTTCCGCTATATTGGTTTCCCTCGTAGATTTTTTCATTACTGTTCTTTTCTATATTATACTCCTATTTTATTATAAAATTAAGCTAAACATTTTAACATTTTTATTCTTTTTAACCGCTAGTTTATTGATTACCTTGCTTGTTACCATAGGTTTCGGGCTCTTGCTAGCTGCTATTAATATTCGCTACAGAGATGTCAGATATGCTATTCCTTTTTTATTACAGTTGCTTTTCTTTGCTACACCAATTATTTTTCCAGTTTCCGTCATTGAATCAAAGTTATTAAACTTCATCCTTGCCTTAAATCCCATGGCAACAGCAATCCATTTTGCGAGAGTTTCTATATCGATTCAACCAATTGACTGGTCATTTGCCGCACTGGGATTGATTTCATCGCTCTGCGTTTTTATAGGCGGCCTAATCCTGTTTAATAAAAATGAAATTGATTGCGCAGACATCCTATGAAGCCAATGATTGAAATCCGATCCATCTCAAAAAAATATTGCATCCAGAAAAATCAGATCCCCTATCAGACACTTCGGGATAGTCTGATTTCCTACTTTAAAGTGAATCAAGGCAAAAAAGATTTTTGGGCACTTGATAATATCTCCTTTAACATTCAACCAGGTGAAAAATTAGGAATTATTGGAGAAAATGGGGCAGGGAAAACAACTCTGTTGAAGATACTATCTAAAATTACACCACCGACCACTGGAAGCATCTTGATGAGGGGAAAAGTTGCTAGTTTACTTGAAGTTGGGACCGGATTCCATCCAGAATTAACAGGAAGAGAAAATGTGTTTTTAAATGGTTCGATATTAGGCTTAACTAAGCATGAAATTCAACAAAAATTCAAACAAATTATTGATTTTTCTGAAATCGAAACATTTATTGATACACCGGTTAAACATTATTCTAGCGGCATGTGGGCGCGTTTAGCTTTCTCAATTGCGGCACATCTTGATCCAGAAATTTTATTAGTTGATGAAGTTCTTTCCGTTGGTGATTGGGAATTCCAGCAAAAATCTTTGGCTAAAATGAATGATCTTAAAAATCAGGGTAAAACACTTGTGTTTGTAAGTCATAATATGGGCGCCATAAAAAATCTCTGCACTAAATGTCTGTATCTCTGTCACGGTACTATCAAAGCAATCGGAGATCCAGAAGATGTCATTCAAACCTATCTTGCCAAGAAAGGATATGATGGTAAGGGTTTTGTTGATTTGACAAATCATACTCAAAGACCTGGAACTCATGAGGTTAGATTCACCAGCGTTGAATTAAAAAATCAAAAAGGGTTCATTACATCCAGCTTTGAAATTGGAGACGACCTTAATATTCATCTTTTCCTCTATGCCGAAAAAAAAATCCGAAAAGTAAAACTTGTTATTAGTATTAATGAAGCTGATGGAAATAGAGTATGTGAGATATTTGATACAGATTCTGGTTTTTCTCTGACGAATATTTTTGAAGAAACACATGTATCTGTTTGTCTAGAAGATTTGAGACTTTACCCTGGAAAATACGATCTAAGTGTGGAAGTTTTAAGCGAAATAAATAACTATAAATACCATATGTTTGACGATGTTACATCCTGCATTTCTTTTCAGATGCTTAACAATAATATAAACCGTAATCTACGGAGAAATGCCGGTCTTTTTTACTTTACCCCTATATGGAAAATTCATGATACAATGACAATTTGAAGGACTTTAATATGACTATACCTCTTTTTTCTATCATTACACCAACCTATAGAAGGCCATTATTATTAAAAAGAGCTATTAGTAGTGTGATTTGTCAGACCTTCCATAATTTTGAGCTCATCGTGGTAGATGACGCTGGTGGTGATCAAGAGACTGAACAAATAGTGCATGAATTTGCCGACAACAGAATCATACTGCTTCGGCATGATCAAAACAAAGGAGCAGGTGCTTCTTATAATACGGGTATAAAGGCAGCCAAAGGATCATTTATTTCAATATTGGATGACGATGATGAATACTACCCGTCATTTTTAGAAAAAACTAACGATTTTTTTCAATCACTATCGCCTGATATTGGATTTATATGGACAGGAATCCGGAGAGTTATAGATACTCCACAAGGTGAACTTTTTTGGTATGAAAGGGTATGGCCGTCCATTATTCACCCAAGGGAAAAGGCTTACATAGAGGCAACAACGATAGGTAACGGTTTTGGTATGACGATGAGAAAGAACTGTATCAATATGATCGGTTTATACAATGAGTCCTTTCAAGTTTGCGAAGATACAGAATATCTGTTCAGATTAGTAAAAAAGGTCAAGTTCGCTACTATACCAGAAATTTTAGTAAAAATTCATCGTCATGACAAGCATCAACTCACCAATCAGACTATGGATAAACTCAGATTAGATTTGCATCAAAAAATTTTAAAAGAGAACATCGATTTTATCGATTCCTATCCCAAACTTTTTTATGTCCATTCACAGCGCATAGTTAAGCTTTGTTACTCCTTGAAAATGAAGCAACGGGGCAGAAAAATGTTATTGAGAATGTGGAGGAAGCTTCCCTCTCGTGTTTCTATATTCATGGATTTAGTCTTTTATGAATGGATAGGCGAAGATATGGCAAGCTATTTGAATAAAACTATAACTAAAAAATTATTATCAAGAGTTAAAAACAGGATTTATCGTATGAAACGCTCATTGGAAATTAAAAATTTCGATACGTATCGTAAGAAATATGATACGTTTAGTTTTCAGGTTCTGGTTAAGAAAGCCGATAAGTGGCTGCATCAATACCCTGAACAAGCGAATTTTAATTTACCCCCAATTATTTACTGGTTTGATAATTTTGTTTCAAAACCCGCATCTGTACTTGAAATTGGTGGTTGGCGGGGTGATTTGGCTATGACACTACTGCCAAAATATAAATTCATTGATCTCTGGCATAATTATGATTTAATTACAGATAAAAGTACTCAAAAATGTTCTGATGTCCGGTATAAACAAATTTCACTTAAGGATTATATTTGGAACATCCCGGTTGCTAAAATCTATAACTCCCTAATAGCAACACATATGATCGAGCATATCAAATGGCGTGAGCTGTTGCTTCTAATTAATTGGATTCCAGAACATATCACCTCTGTGCTATTTGAAGCGCCTCTCGATAAATCCAATGAAAATATCGACTGGACTGGAGATCGATCAACCCATATTCTGGAAAAAGGTTGGGCAGAAATTATTCATGAGATGGCTAAAAATGGTTTTAAACAAGTTTATACAAACGGAAATACAATAATTTTTATTAGAAAGTGAAAGTTTGATTCATGCAATTCAAGCGTATGTTTGACATGACCTTCCTGTTTATTTATCGCAAGCTCAGGCAGACGTATCTTCCTGTATATCTCTTCAGCGGCAGGACTAAGACCAACCAGATTCCTTTTACCTTTGCTTATATCGGAACGAATTCAATCAATCAGAATTACTGGTCGAATCTCATTTTGGAGACAAACATAAAAAAGACTTTTATCGGCAATCATTTCTTCTTTCAAATACCGTCCCTTTTAAAAAAATCCTATTCGTCATGTTCTATGATACTATGGGAAGAAAACCCTTTTATCGCGAAATATTTTACTCATAAACTTGTCTTCAAAATTCCCCAATGGATTAATATGGAAATAGGGTGCATTCCCATTTTCCCGGTTAAGCAAAAATATCTCAAAAAAATGAAAACACTTATTCCCACGTTTCACGTGGGAATGCAACATCGACGCTTTGCGTCCTATTTTGTTAATACGAACGCATTGCTCAAATTTGGGTGCATGGGACGCAAAGCGTCCAGCGCTGTGTTCCCACGCAAAGCGTGGGAACGAGCTCAAAAACAAATACCGGGAAAATGGGAATGCTCCCTGTAAATAAATATAACAACACCAGTAGCAGAATTAGCTAAGAAACATAACAATTATAAGCAAATACTGAGAAAAATTCGCCAAAAT
The sequence above is drawn from the Desulfobacterales bacterium genome and encodes:
- the tilS gene encoding tRNA lysidine(34) synthetase TilS produces the protein MISIAEKTITNYKMIKPYDSILIGVSGGPDSVTLLYFLNQISPKYNLNLAIAHLNHSLRGKESDNEAEFVESLSKKLNLPFYLKKEDVSTYKEKNKLSLEEAGRQIRYEFFLKISNQNGFNKIALGHNLNDNAELILMNLIRGSGILGMSGIPPVRDGIIIRPLIEVKRHQIIEFLKENKLSYVTDISNYDTKFLRNKIRNDLIPLLEAKYNPNTSDSLNRLGLILRAEDEWMDSIIEPLFQGIILSFKKGELIFSLLKFVNYPIAVKRRILRRAISLVKENLRKITHFHIENAIDIIEGPRNKANIDLPDNIKIFKDNQKISLINGNLKQIETKNDFINFEYYIGMPENDGEIIYIRESDIYIKFSIMKWDNNFELLCNNENIAYFDVKNLNFPVCIRNFKDGDRFIPFGMKGSQKLKKFFINNKVSAHKKKTCPILLSGKDIMWVIGYRTSEVFRIKASTQTALKVDIMKKSSN
- a CDS encoding glycosyltransferase family 2 protein, giving the protein MVSVIVPNYNHASFLEQRMESILAQTFQDYELILLDDCSKDDSREIIQNYQQRYPNIRVFFNDQNSGSPFKQWDFGVKQAKGEYVWIAESDDYADRNFLAEMVPILKKYNNIGMAYCDTILVNDRSKPIAVISDYDKRRNTDYVNTGKNEIAQYLCISNTISNVSGVLFRKNSYIDAGFADHTMKYCGDWFLYLRMLLKTDIAYRAKVLNFFRVHSGSSRHEYYVNNLYFEELIRIYNFVSQNISVSPYTKHKIYDQLSRHYCLAFKNMFIPSKQVFRDIKKIIPFFEFYVLKFLAGHVIKKYFS
- a CDS encoding glycosyltransferase family 2 protein gives rise to the protein MKRNPKITIVSPCYNHGKYIGDMLGSVFEQTFEDYEVIIVNDGSNDETVNILNHINHSKVKVINSSHKGPSCARNIGIEEAQTDIIVNLDADDKIAPTFLAKMYNVFLSQANLGIVTTETQFFGAKSGIFYLEPYSLAKMLKTNLILSTALLRKSDWEKVGGYSDNFIYGLEDYDFWLSIIALGREVYRIPEPLIFYRKYQNPKDCRSERRKKSRKKSIMATLTLFHRHQKLYERCPEAMANMILLKQKWEKENFVIREFKELYHGIRYRSQL
- a CDS encoding glycosyltransferase family 25 protein; translated protein: MKIFVINLKRSVDRKMHMMNQLSHLDIDYEFVEAVDGQELSNHEINTKYGIETFPPWPSFNVRNLSMGEIGCLLSHLQIYRKMINENIEYACIFEDDNDFKPDLKILLKNYLLANLFDWELLLLGHSGRYNDSNVGSECSSKRVHLFSHYHIAKPIEAPFQTFAYIIKKSAAIKLLQHAYPLRMPIDCLTGHSTAVGVQLYVLTPPCTTHNETLFKTTIYDRDQNSQLYLNKMSRIKRTLGEKYPILRILQKICLASYWIPILKLRKFSLLEDSYADKKLFLKKIK
- a CDS encoding ABC transporter permease — protein: MTEYKIGYPNWRHFNIHEWWQYRELFWFLAWRDIKVKYKQTILGISWAILQPLVLMAIFNIFWKKAIKIDTGVPYPIFVYSGLIIWGLFFSGVSNSSNSMINNANVIKKVYFPRIIIPTSAILVSLVDFFITVLFYIILLFYYKIKLNILTFLFFLTASLLITLLVTIGFGLLLAAINIRYRDVRYAIPFLLQLLFFATPIIFPVSVIESKLLNFILALNPMATAIHFARVSISIQPIDWSFAALGLISSLCVFIGGLILFNKNEIDCADIL
- a CDS encoding ABC transporter ATP-binding protein: MKPMIEIRSISKKYCIQKNQIPYQTLRDSLISYFKVNQGKKDFWALDNISFNIQPGEKLGIIGENGAGKTTLLKILSKITPPTTGSILMRGKVASLLEVGTGFHPELTGRENVFLNGSILGLTKHEIQQKFKQIIDFSEIETFIDTPVKHYSSGMWARLAFSIAAHLDPEILLVDEVLSVGDWEFQQKSLAKMNDLKNQGKTLVFVSHNMGAIKNLCTKCLYLCHGTIKAIGDPEDVIQTYLAKKGYDGKGFVDLTNHTQRPGTHEVRFTSVELKNQKGFITSSFEIGDDLNIHLFLYAEKKIRKVKLVISINEADGNRVCEIFDTDSGFSLTNIFEETHVSVCLEDLRLYPGKYDLSVEVLSEINNYKYHMFDDVTSCISFQMLNNNINRNLRRNAGLFYFTPIWKIHDTMTI
- a CDS encoding glycosyltransferase family 2 protein, which gives rise to MTIPLFSIITPTYRRPLLLKRAISSVICQTFHNFELIVVDDAGGDQETEQIVHEFADNRIILLRHDQNKGAGASYNTGIKAAKGSFISILDDDDEYYPSFLEKTNDFFQSLSPDIGFIWTGIRRVIDTPQGELFWYERVWPSIIHPREKAYIEATTIGNGFGMTMRKNCINMIGLYNESFQVCEDTEYLFRLVKKVKFATIPEILVKIHRHDKHQLTNQTMDKLRLDLHQKILKENIDFIDSYPKLFYVHSQRIVKLCYSLKMKQRGRKMLLRMWRKLPSRVSIFMDLVFYEWIGEDMASYLNKTITKKLLSRVKNRIYRMKRSLEIKNFDTYRKKYDTFSFQVLVKKADKWLHQYPEQANFNLPPIIYWFDNFVSKPASVLEIGGWRGDLAMTLLPKYKFIDLWHNYDLITDKSTQKCSDVRYKQISLKDYIWNIPVAKIYNSLIATHMIEHIKWRELLLLINWIPEHITSVLFEAPLDKSNENIDWTGDRSTHILEKGWAEIIHEMAKNGFKQVYTNGNTIIFIRK